One Azospirillum sp. TSA2s genomic region harbors:
- a CDS encoding helix-turn-helix domain-containing protein, which translates to MAKRKVFDDFDPAPSGPSVSETLRATRMAHGYDLRDVATMLRIRYPYLLAIEEGRYQELPGSTYAIGFLRSYAECLGLDPDMVVTRYKEEAAGTVRRQELYLPTPAAEGRASGGTLLLGTLVLAGIVYGGWYYLSATDRSVADLVPVLPDRLVSLLDGVPAKPAEQAPDQSATAPGQPTAASEAPTPVIASAPPSSPPAAPTAVPPSAVTAPAAPSPSTTSPSTTTPAAGSPQAVASAPSAALPPPGQTAAKTPAGSAPAAAPPGQGIVNVPAPPAEDDDEASPQDPTPLNAATAPPAAPAAPTATVPANGKVYGTLNTNAKLILKATQDSWLQVRDGGDIVFTRVLKPGDTFRVPDKPNVKIRTGNAGGLVVMADGGESPPLGSVGQVLRDVAIDAHGVVRR; encoded by the coding sequence ATGGCCAAGCGCAAGGTTTTCGACGATTTCGATCCGGCACCGTCCGGTCCCTCCGTCTCCGAGACTCTGCGCGCGACGCGCATGGCGCATGGTTACGACCTGCGCGACGTCGCGACGATGCTGCGCATCCGCTATCCTTACCTGCTGGCGATCGAGGAAGGTCGGTACCAGGAACTGCCGGGCAGCACCTATGCCATCGGCTTCCTGCGCTCCTACGCGGAATGCCTGGGGCTGGACCCCGACATGGTCGTCACCCGCTACAAGGAGGAGGCGGCCGGTACCGTCCGCCGGCAGGAGCTGTATCTGCCGACACCGGCGGCTGAAGGGCGCGCCTCCGGCGGGACTCTGCTGCTCGGCACGCTGGTGCTGGCCGGCATCGTCTATGGCGGCTGGTACTATCTGTCGGCGACCGACCGGTCGGTCGCCGATCTTGTGCCGGTCCTGCCGGACCGCCTGGTCTCGCTGCTGGACGGCGTGCCGGCCAAGCCGGCGGAGCAGGCCCCGGACCAGTCCGCCACCGCGCCGGGGCAGCCCACAGCCGCTTCCGAGGCACCCACGCCGGTCATCGCGTCCGCTCCGCCTTCGTCGCCTCCGGCCGCTCCCACTGCGGTTCCGCCGTCGGCCGTTACCGCGCCTGCCGCGCCGTCCCCCTCCACCACGTCCCCGTCCACCACGACCCCTGCCGCCGGCAGTCCGCAGGCCGTCGCGTCGGCGCCGTCCGCGGCATTGCCGCCGCCGGGGCAGACTGCCGCGAAAACTCCGGCAGGCTCCGCCCCCGCTGCGGCACCCCCGGGGCAAGGCATCGTCAATGTACCGGCCCCGCCGGCGGAGGACGACGACGAAGCCTCGCCGCAGGACCCGACTCCGCTGAATGCCGCGACGGCGCCGCCGGCCGCACCCGCCGCCCCGACGGCGACGGTGCCGGCCAACGGCAAGGTCTACGGCACGCTGAACACCAACGCGAAGCTGATCCTGAAGGCGACGCAGGACAGCTGGCTGCAGGTGCGCGACGGCGGCGACATCGTTTTCACCCGAGTGCTGAAGCCGGGCGACACCTTCCGTGTCCCCGACAAGCCCAACGTGAAGATCCGCACCGGCAATGCCGGCGGGTTGGTGGTGATGGCCGACGGCGGCGAGAGCCCGCCGCTGGGTTCGGTCGGGCAGGTTCTGCGCGACGTCGCCATCGACGCCCATGGGGTGGTGCGGCGCTGA
- a CDS encoding NAD(P)/FAD-dependent oxidoreductase: MPTMLDCLIVGGGPAGLTAAIYLARYRRKALVVDEAKSRCAWIPTSHNLAGFTGGIRGTDLLARIRAQAGSYGACIETESVARLERLSGGCGFRAGLGDGREIDAASVLLATGVIDGQPRMPHLYDAMQRGLIRVCPICDGYEVIDRRIAVLGHGAQAVGEARFIRTYSPYVTLLTLGEPMALSIEERGELDAAGIVVIEDPVATVVAGEDLRTRLTLESGRILDFDTLYSALGITARSGLAEQLGAAMDEDGRLVVDRHQRSSVPGLYAAGDVVSTLNQIAVAMGEAAMAATAIHNDLRHRD; encoded by the coding sequence ATGCCGACCATGCTCGATTGCCTGATCGTCGGCGGTGGCCCCGCCGGGTTGACTGCTGCCATCTATCTTGCGCGCTATCGCCGCAAGGCCCTGGTCGTGGACGAGGCGAAGAGCCGCTGCGCCTGGATCCCGACCTCCCACAATCTTGCCGGGTTCACCGGCGGTATCCGCGGCACCGACCTGTTGGCCCGCATCCGAGCCCAGGCCGGAAGTTACGGCGCCTGCATCGAGACGGAGTCGGTGGCGAGGCTGGAGCGGTTGTCCGGCGGTTGCGGCTTTCGTGCCGGTTTGGGCGATGGCCGCGAGATCGACGCCGCTTCCGTGCTGCTCGCCACCGGCGTGATCGACGGCCAGCCACGGATGCCCCATCTTTACGACGCGATGCAGCGAGGCCTGATTCGCGTCTGTCCGATCTGCGACGGGTATGAGGTGATCGACCGGCGCATCGCCGTCCTCGGGCACGGTGCCCAAGCGGTCGGCGAAGCCCGTTTCATCCGCACCTACAGCCCCTATGTCACCCTGCTGACGCTGGGAGAGCCGATGGCCCTGTCGATTGAGGAGCGCGGTGAACTGGATGCCGCCGGCATCGTGGTAATCGAAGATCCGGTCGCCACCGTCGTCGCCGGCGAAGACCTGCGCACCCGCCTGACCCTGGAGAGTGGCCGCATCCTCGACTTCGACACGCTCTATTCCGCCCTCGGCATCACCGCCCGCTCGGGCCTGGCGGAGCAGCTCGGCGCCGCCATGGATGAGGATGGCCGCCTGGTCGTCGACCGGCACCAGCGCAGTTCCGTCCCCGGCCTCTATGCCGCCGGGGACGTCGTTTCAACGCTCAACCAGATCGCCGTCGCCATGGGGGAGGCCGCAATGGCCGCCACTGCCATCCACAACGACCTGCGCCATCGGGACTGA
- a CDS encoding peptidoglycan DD-metalloendopeptidase family protein, whose product MGAESNSEAKDDAGDSERATGPVDRHTLSIGRGDTLMDLLSTANVPANDAHDAVAALREVYNPRRLQVGQHVTVLFEPRRGGARKFVGFEFAPDPLRSVSIARKGDAGFTSSQIEKPVTRKPVAAQGVIRSSLFEAGAQAGVPISVMMAFIQNFSYDVDFQRDLQPGDRFEILYEKLVTTEGKEAGEGELLYASLTLSGDDMPIYRFKTRDGRIDYYNGDGESIRRALLRTPIDGARITSGFGMRHHPILGFSKMHKGVDFAAPTGTPIYAAGRGTIEIAERSSSYGNYVRIRHNTEISTAYAHMSRFAKSIRRGGRVDQGDIIGYVGTTGRSTGPHLHYEVLKTGHQVNPRSVDLPTGEKLEGRELQAFQQARRSIEKMFDDSRGGLQLARTPAPASVEEKGCNKANSC is encoded by the coding sequence ATGGGCGCGGAGAGCAACTCCGAGGCCAAGGACGATGCCGGGGACAGTGAACGCGCCACCGGACCGGTCGACCGCCACACCCTGTCCATCGGCCGCGGCGATACGCTGATGGATCTGCTGTCCACCGCCAATGTGCCGGCCAACGATGCCCACGATGCGGTGGCCGCATTGCGCGAGGTCTATAACCCGCGTCGTCTCCAGGTCGGCCAGCATGTGACGGTCCTGTTCGAACCGCGTCGCGGCGGTGCCCGCAAGTTCGTCGGGTTCGAATTCGCGCCGGATCCGCTGCGGTCGGTGTCGATCGCGCGCAAGGGCGATGCCGGCTTCACCTCCAGCCAGATCGAGAAACCGGTCACGCGCAAGCCGGTGGCGGCCCAGGGCGTCATCCGCTCCAGCCTGTTCGAGGCGGGAGCCCAGGCCGGGGTGCCGATCTCGGTCATGATGGCGTTCATCCAGAACTTCTCCTACGACGTCGATTTCCAGCGCGACCTGCAGCCGGGCGACCGTTTCGAGATTCTGTATGAGAAGCTGGTCACGACGGAGGGCAAGGAGGCCGGCGAAGGCGAGCTGCTGTATGCCTCGCTGACGCTGAGCGGCGACGACATGCCAATCTACCGCTTCAAGACCCGCGACGGACGGATCGACTATTATAATGGCGACGGCGAAAGCATCCGCCGCGCCCTGCTGCGCACGCCCATCGACGGCGCCCGCATCACCTCCGGCTTCGGCATGCGCCATCATCCGATCCTGGGCTTCAGTAAGATGCACAAGGGCGTGGACTTCGCCGCGCCGACCGGAACGCCGATCTATGCGGCCGGCCGCGGCACCATCGAGATCGCGGAACGCAGCAGCTCCTACGGCAACTATGTCCGCATCCGCCACAACACCGAGATCTCCACTGCCTATGCCCATATGAGCCGCTTCGCCAAGTCGATCCGCCGCGGCGGGCGGGTCGATCAGGGCGATATCATCGGCTATGTCGGCACCACCGGACGGTCGACCGGGCCGCACCTGCATTACGAAGTGTTGAAGACGGGCCATCAGGTGAACCCGCGCTCCGTCGACCTGCCGACCGGCGAGAAGCTGGAGGGGCGGGAGCTTCAGGCCTTCCAGCAGGCCCGGCGGTCGATCGAGAAGATGTTCGATGACAGCCGCGGCGGCCTGCAGCTGGCGCGCACTCCGGCACCGGCGTCGGTGGAGGAAAAGGGCTGCAACAAGGCGAACAGCTGCTGA
- a CDS encoding GNAT family N-acetyltransferase — protein MPDIDIAWNEGTVGEWDALFARVPRSTLLQSFAYGRAMGRTYGHVPRLGVIRRDGEPIGLVQTLDRRMLKVFHDRQCYRGPLWLDGTIPDAATLEAVFRLLRRACPRSPLSRASLLPELPAGPETEALLARCGFRKIGPGYQTVWFDLTRNEEAMRAGFARDWRQRLRGAEKAGLVLDTDWKADNLPWLMKQEHDQALEKGFRAMTGPLAVRLRNAMVKGGGRNDGVVMVTALDGRAPVACGLFFRHGVCATSQISWANESGRKSGAMRLVLWKAMQELKQHGVRALDLGGINPDTAPGVTEFKLGTGGEAVETVGQYR, from the coding sequence ATGCCGGACATCGACATCGCCTGGAACGAGGGAACGGTCGGCGAGTGGGACGCCCTGTTCGCCCGCGTTCCGCGCTCCACCCTGCTGCAGAGCTTCGCCTATGGCCGCGCCATGGGCCGCACCTATGGCCATGTCCCACGCCTTGGCGTGATCCGCCGCGACGGCGAGCCGATCGGCCTCGTCCAGACGCTGGACCGCCGCATGCTGAAGGTCTTCCACGACCGCCAATGCTACCGCGGCCCGCTTTGGCTCGACGGCACGATCCCCGATGCCGCCACGCTGGAAGCGGTGTTCCGCCTGCTGCGCCGCGCCTGTCCGCGGTCGCCGCTCAGCCGCGCCAGCCTGTTGCCGGAACTTCCCGCCGGGCCGGAGACGGAGGCGCTGCTCGCCCGCTGCGGCTTCCGCAAGATCGGACCGGGCTACCAGACGGTCTGGTTCGACCTGACCCGCAACGAGGAGGCGATGCGCGCCGGCTTCGCCCGCGACTGGCGGCAGCGCTTGCGCGGGGCAGAGAAGGCCGGCCTCGTCCTCGACACCGATTGGAAGGCCGACAATCTGCCCTGGCTGATGAAGCAGGAGCACGACCAGGCGCTGGAGAAGGGCTTTCGTGCCATGACCGGGCCGCTGGCCGTCCGCCTGCGCAACGCCATGGTCAAGGGCGGTGGCCGCAATGACGGTGTGGTGATGGTGACGGCGCTCGACGGCCGCGCCCCGGTCGCTTGCGGCCTGTTCTTCCGCCATGGTGTCTGCGCCACCAGTCAGATCAGTTGGGCCAACGAGTCGGGCCGCAAGAGCGGCGCCATGCGGCTGGTGCTGTGGAAGGCCATGCAGGAGCTGAAGCAGCATGGCGTCCGCGCGCTCGATCTCGGCGGCATCAATCCCGACACCGCCCCCGGCGTCACCGAGTTCAAGCTCGGCACCGGCGGGGAGGCGGTGGAGACGGTCGGCCAATACCGCTGA
- the motA gene encoding flagellar motor stator protein MotA, whose amino-acid sequence MFVMIGFGIVIFSVFGGYILGGGHMGVLWMPFEFMIILGSGAGAFFIANPKSVVTHTGKELGHLFKGPKYKKEDFLEVLTMMYQVFKIAKTKGLLALEQHIEKPEDSPLFQQFPKFYGDHHAIAFLCTYLRLMSLGADNPHELVDLMDEDIETMHHEHQRIADAIQAVADAVPALGIVAAVLGVIHTMGSITEPPEVLGKLIGGALVGTFTGILVAYGFLAPIASGLKNIYHAEGKYYQAMKTGLIAHLSGYAPAISVEYARNVLEPEYRPTFAQVEEATSALPPA is encoded by the coding sequence ATGTTCGTGATGATCGGCTTCGGCATCGTGATCTTCAGCGTGTTCGGTGGCTACATCCTCGGCGGTGGCCACATGGGCGTGCTGTGGATGCCGTTCGAGTTCATGATCATCCTGGGCTCCGGCGCCGGCGCCTTTTTCATCGCAAATCCAAAATCTGTGGTGACCCACACCGGCAAGGAGCTGGGTCACCTGTTCAAAGGACCAAAATACAAGAAAGAGGACTTCCTGGAGGTCCTCACCATGATGTATCAGGTCTTCAAGATCGCGAAAACCAAGGGCCTGCTGGCGCTCGAACAGCATATCGAGAAACCGGAAGACTCACCGCTCTTCCAGCAATTCCCAAAATTCTATGGCGACCATCATGCCATCGCCTTCCTCTGTACCTATCTCCGCCTGATGTCGCTTGGTGCGGACAATCCGCACGAACTGGTCGACCTGATGGACGAGGACATCGAGACGATGCACCACGAACACCAGCGCATCGCCGACGCCATCCAGGCGGTGGCCGACGCGGTGCCGGCGCTGGGCATCGTGGCGGCGGTGCTGGGCGTGATTCACACCATGGGCTCGATCACCGAGCCGCCGGAAGTGCTGGGCAAGCTGATCGGCGGCGCGCTGGTCGGCACCTTCACCGGCATTCTGGTCGCCTACGGCTTCCTCGCCCCCATCGCCAGCGGCCTGAAGAACATCTATCACGCGGAAGGCAAATATTATCAGGCGATGAAGACCGGACTGATCGCCCATCTCTCCGGCTACGCGCCCGCCATTTCGGTGGAATACGCCCGCAACGTGCTGGAACCGGAATACCGTCCGACCTTCGCCCAGGTGGAAGAGGCGACCTCCGCCCTGCCGCCGGCCTGA
- a CDS encoding glutathione peroxidase: MTVRTRLRTVAMAAVFSVMGAASAMAASSTAASNAATSSAYDFTFQGIDGKPLPLSQFKGKAVLVVNTASQCGFTPQYKGLEALWQQYRDRGLVVIGVPSDDFGGQEPGNATQIKDFCEVNYRIDFPLTDKTVVSGDGAHPFYRWAADELGFLAKPRWNFHKYLIGPDGKLVSWFSTMTDPESDKVREAIEKLLPEKATKS; this comes from the coding sequence ATGACCGTCCGAACCCGACTTCGCACCGTCGCCATGGCGGCGGTCTTTTCCGTGATGGGAGCCGCCAGCGCCATGGCCGCGAGCAGCACCGCCGCAAGCAATGCCGCCACAAGCAGCGCATACGACTTCACCTTCCAGGGCATCGACGGCAAGCCGCTGCCGCTGTCGCAGTTCAAGGGCAAGGCGGTCCTGGTGGTCAACACCGCCTCGCAATGCGGATTCACCCCGCAATACAAGGGGCTGGAGGCGCTGTGGCAGCAATACCGTGACCGCGGGCTGGTGGTGATCGGCGTGCCGTCCGACGATTTCGGCGGCCAGGAGCCGGGGAACGCCACCCAGATCAAGGATTTCTGCGAGGTCAACTACCGCATCGACTTCCCGTTGACCGACAAGACGGTGGTGTCGGGCGACGGCGCCCATCCCTTCTACCGCTGGGCGGCCGACGAACTGGGCTTCCTCGCCAAGCCGCGCTGGAACTTCCACAAATATCTGATCGGGCCGGACGGCAAGCTGGTGTCCTGGTTCTCCACCATGACAGACCCCGAGTCGGACAAGGTGCGCGAGGCGATCGAGAAGCTGCTGCCGGAAAAGGCGACGAAGTCGTAA
- the ccmB gene encoding heme exporter protein CcmB: MSRFLRLVARDLRLALRQGSDATIAVMFFVLCVVLFPFGVGPEPNILARIAAGVIWVAALLASLLSLERLFQTDYEDGSLELLSLSPLPLEAAVLAKTLAHWLVTGVPLIVAAPLLAVLLNMDAQGFGVLVLTLTLGTPILSLIGAIGAALTLGARRGGVLLSLLILPLYIPVLIFGAGAIDAAINGLTPRPHLLLLAGILAAALPLAPWAGAAALRQAVE; the protein is encoded by the coding sequence ATGAGCCGTTTTCTGCGCCTTGTCGCGCGCGACCTGCGGCTGGCCCTGCGCCAGGGGTCCGACGCCACCATCGCCGTCATGTTCTTCGTGCTGTGCGTGGTGCTGTTCCCCTTCGGCGTCGGGCCGGAGCCGAACATCCTCGCCCGCATCGCCGCCGGCGTGATCTGGGTGGCGGCTCTGCTCGCCTCGCTGCTGTCGCTGGAGCGGCTGTTCCAGACCGATTACGAGGACGGGTCGCTGGAACTGCTCTCGCTCTCCCCCCTGCCGCTGGAGGCCGCGGTGCTGGCGAAGACGCTGGCCCATTGGCTGGTCACCGGCGTCCCGCTGATCGTCGCCGCGCCGCTGCTGGCCGTTCTGCTGAACATGGATGCGCAAGGGTTCGGCGTTCTGGTGCTGACGCTGACCCTGGGCACGCCGATCCTCAGCCTGATCGGCGCCATCGGGGCGGCGCTGACGCTGGGAGCGCGGCGCGGCGGCGTGCTGCTGTCGCTGCTGATCCTGCCGCTCTACATTCCTGTGCTGATCTTCGGCGCCGGCGCCATCGACGCTGCCATCAACGGGCTGACCCCGCGCCCGCACCTGCTGCTTCTCGCCGGCATCCTCGCCGCCGCCCTGCCGCTCGCCCCTTGGGCCGGGGCCGCGGCCCTGCGGCAGGCGGTGGAGTAG
- the ccmA gene encoding heme ABC exporter ATP-binding protein CcmA has protein sequence MPVFAGSELTCLRGDRLVFTGLEFRIAPGGALVLLGPNGSGKSSLLRVMAGLLKPLRGTLDWDGVPVSEDPDGHRSRVQYVGHLDAVKPVLTAAENLAFWAALAGAADPAANARAALDRLGVPHIAGVPGRYLSAGQKRRLNLARLLAAPATLWLLDEPTVALDRAAIALFEGLIAEHRAQGGMVVLSTHTDIATPGGEELHLDEFAPYADDDEEAGDEDHEEEGAAP, from the coding sequence ATGCCCGTCTTTGCCGGATCAGAGCTGACCTGCCTGCGTGGCGACCGTCTGGTCTTCACCGGGCTGGAGTTCCGCATCGCCCCCGGCGGTGCGCTGGTGCTGCTCGGTCCCAACGGCAGCGGCAAGTCCAGCCTGCTGCGGGTGATGGCCGGGCTGCTGAAGCCGCTGCGCGGGACGTTGGACTGGGACGGGGTGCCGGTTTCCGAGGATCCCGACGGCCACCGGTCGCGGGTGCAGTATGTCGGTCATCTCGACGCGGTGAAGCCGGTGCTGACGGCGGCGGAGAATCTCGCCTTCTGGGCGGCGCTGGCCGGTGCCGCCGACCCGGCCGCCAACGCGCGGGCGGCGCTCGACCGGCTGGGAGTGCCGCACATCGCCGGGGTGCCGGGCCGCTATCTGTCGGCCGGTCAGAAGCGCCGGCTGAACCTCGCCCGGCTGCTGGCGGCACCGGCGACGCTGTGGCTGCTGGATGAGCCGACCGTGGCGCTCGACCGCGCCGCCATCGCCCTGTTCGAGGGGCTGATCGCCGAACACCGCGCCCAGGGCGGCATGGTGGTGCTGTCCACCCACACCGACATCGCCACCCCCGGCGGCGAGGAACTGCATCTGGACGAGTTCGCCCCCTACGCCGACGACGATGAAGAGGCCGGCGACGAAGACCATGAGGAAGAGGGGGCCGCGCCATGA
- a CDS encoding putative transporter has protein sequence MSAFADILQAMPPIARVVLMLGLVSAAGVALGHIKIRGVGLGIGGVLFSGIAGGHIAKQAGIAFNPEMMDFIRDFGLILFVYTIGIQVGPGFFAALRRSGLALNGLALLMVGSSILLTAALVSSGALSLGSSLGVFAGAVTNAPALAATQQVLTEVGADAAVMALPGLAFAVTYPFGIAGNLLAMAAVRILFRIDPEAEAARFEECRRAEVSTLETMDLTLRNRELVGRPLGSVDALCDHGVVASRLLRDGTLCVPHNNTCLKLGDVLHVVGPRPKLEQVRTLLGQEFDRPLTTKGTDLKWERIVVTNNAVLGKSIAALNLQDAHDVVVSRVNRSGVELVPTPALKLQFGDILTVIGRPDSLAAVGRVFGNSARKLQQVEMIPMFLGIALGAALGAIPIFLPGMPAPLRLGLAGGPLIVALILGRVGHVGPLVWFMPPAANLALREIGIILFLAVLGIASGDRFVATLASGAGWPWMMWGVLVTLVPLLLTGLVARGLMKLNFLTICGVLAGSQTNPPGLAYANALVASEAPALAYATVYPLAMCLRILGPQILVLLLW, from the coding sequence ATGTCGGCTTTCGCAGACATTCTCCAGGCCATGCCGCCGATCGCGCGGGTGGTGCTCATGCTCGGTCTCGTGTCGGCGGCGGGCGTGGCGCTTGGCCATATCAAGATCCGCGGGGTCGGGCTCGGCATCGGCGGCGTTCTGTTCTCCGGCATCGCCGGCGGCCATATCGCCAAGCAGGCGGGCATCGCCTTCAACCCGGAGATGATGGACTTCATCCGCGATTTCGGCCTGATCCTGTTCGTCTACACCATCGGCATCCAGGTCGGCCCCGGCTTCTTCGCCGCGCTCCGCCGCAGCGGGCTGGCGCTGAACGGGCTGGCCCTGCTGATGGTGGGATCCAGCATCCTGCTGACCGCGGCGCTGGTGTCGTCGGGTGCGCTGTCGCTGGGCTCCTCGCTCGGCGTGTTCGCCGGCGCGGTGACCAACGCCCCGGCGTTGGCCGCCACCCAGCAGGTGCTGACGGAGGTCGGGGCCGATGCGGCGGTGATGGCCCTGCCCGGCCTTGCCTTCGCCGTCACCTACCCCTTCGGCATCGCCGGCAACCTGCTGGCGATGGCCGCCGTCCGCATCCTGTTCCGCATCGACCCCGAGGCCGAGGCCGCCCGCTTCGAGGAGTGTCGCCGCGCCGAGGTGTCGACGCTGGAGACCATGGACCTGACCCTGCGCAACCGGGAGCTTGTGGGCCGGCCGCTCGGGTCCGTCGACGCGCTGTGCGACCATGGGGTGGTCGCCTCCCGCCTGTTGCGCGACGGCACGCTTTGCGTCCCCCACAACAACACCTGCCTGAAGCTGGGCGACGTGCTGCATGTGGTCGGGCCGCGGCCGAAGCTGGAGCAGGTGCGGACCCTGCTGGGGCAGGAGTTCGACCGGCCGCTGACCACCAAGGGCACCGACCTGAAATGGGAGCGCATCGTCGTCACCAACAACGCGGTGCTGGGCAAGTCGATCGCGGCGCTGAACCTGCAGGACGCCCATGACGTGGTGGTCAGCCGCGTCAACCGGTCGGGCGTGGAGCTGGTGCCGACCCCGGCGCTGAAGCTGCAGTTCGGCGACATCCTGACGGTGATCGGCCGGCCGGACAGCCTCGCCGCCGTCGGCCGGGTCTTCGGCAACTCCGCCCGCAAGCTGCAGCAGGTGGAGATGATCCCGATGTTCCTGGGCATCGCGCTGGGCGCGGCGCTGGGCGCCATCCCGATCTTCCTGCCGGGCATGCCGGCGCCGCTGCGCCTCGGCCTTGCCGGCGGGCCGCTGATCGTCGCGCTGATCCTGGGCCGCGTCGGCCATGTCGGGCCGCTGGTGTGGTTCATGCCGCCGGCCGCCAACCTGGCGCTACGCGAGATCGGCATCATCCTGTTCCTGGCCGTGCTGGGCATCGCGTCGGGCGACCGCTTCGTCGCCACGCTGGCGAGCGGCGCCGGCTGGCCCTGGATGATGTGGGGCGTGCTGGTGACGCTGGTGCCGCTGCTGCTGACCGGGCTGGTTGCGCGCGGGCTGATGAAGCTGAACTTCCTGACCATCTGCGGCGTGCTGGCCGGGTCGCAGACCAACCCGCCGGGGTTGGCCTATGCCAACGCGCTGGTCGCGTCGGAGGCTCCGGCACTGGCCTACGCCACCGTCTATCCGCTGGCGATGTGCCTGCGTATCCTGGGGCCGCAGATTCTGGTACTTTTGTTGTGGTAA
- a CDS encoding ABC transporter ATP-binding protein, translating into MHRHPPVSESAPAAVVVEDLHKRFGELEVLKGVSLTAREGDVITLIGSSGSGKSTLLRCINMLEIPDDGRVVIGGEAIALKKTRGGASVPADTRQVERIRTSLGMVFQSFNLWTHMTILQNVIEAPVHVLGVPKAEAIDRARMLLDKVGILAKADAYPVQLSGGQQQRAAIARALAMQPKVMLFDEPTSALDPELVGEVLRVIRQLADEGNTMILVTHEMGFAREVASKVVFLHQGRIEEEGSPDKVLTDPDSDRVRQFLSRHLSGAA; encoded by the coding sequence ATGCACCGTCACCCGCCAGTCAGCGAGTCCGCTCCCGCCGCCGTCGTCGTGGAGGATCTGCACAAGCGGTTCGGCGAGCTGGAGGTGCTGAAGGGCGTCTCGCTGACCGCCCGCGAGGGCGACGTCATCACGCTGATCGGCTCGTCGGGCTCGGGCAAGAGCACGCTGCTGCGCTGCATCAACATGCTGGAGATCCCGGACGACGGACGGGTCGTCATCGGCGGCGAGGCCATCGCGCTGAAGAAGACGCGCGGCGGCGCCAGCGTCCCCGCCGACACCCGTCAGGTGGAGCGCATCCGCACCAGCCTCGGCATGGTGTTCCAGAGCTTCAACCTCTGGACCCACATGACCATCCTGCAGAACGTGATCGAGGCGCCGGTGCATGTGCTGGGCGTGCCGAAGGCGGAAGCCATCGACCGCGCCCGCATGCTGCTGGACAAGGTCGGCATCCTGGCGAAGGCCGACGCCTATCCGGTCCAGCTGTCGGGCGGCCAGCAGCAGCGCGCCGCCATCGCCCGCGCGCTCGCCATGCAGCCCAAGGTCATGCTGTTCGACGAGCCGACCTCGGCGCTCGATCCCGAGCTGGTCGGCGAGGTCCTGCGCGTCATCCGCCAGTTGGCGGACGAAGGCAACACGATGATCCTGGTGACGCACGAGATGGGCTTCGCCCGCGAAGTGGCGTCCAAGGTGGTTTTCCTGCACCAGGGGCGGATCGAGGAGGAGGGGTCACCCGACAAGGTGCTGACCGACCCCGACTCGGACCGGGTGCGGCAGTTCCTCTCGCGCCATCTGTCCGGCGCGGCGTGA
- a CDS encoding lysine/arginine/ornithine ABC transporter substrate-binding protein, translating to MCSLKKIVSALALGAMMAVAAAGAANAKEWKTVRIASEGAYPPWNATDTSGKLTGFEVDLGNDLCKRMKVTCEFVAQDWDGIIPALQQGKYDAIMSAMTITDERKKVIDFSVPYGTEPSVFAVMANSPLAKSLALGADRVDLNDQGKAKPVLEKLADALKGKSVGVQVSTIQADFMDKHLPKVTMRTYDKIDNAGIDLSSGRVDAMLGDRSVVEAVVKATPDKMIIVGPNFIGGVIGEGMGVGLRKDTADLKAMFDKAIAEALKDGTVKKLSTQHFGYDISPTK from the coding sequence GTGTGTTCGTTGAAGAAGATCGTTTCGGCCCTGGCGCTCGGCGCCATGATGGCTGTGGCCGCGGCAGGCGCCGCCAACGCCAAGGAATGGAAGACGGTCCGCATCGCCAGCGAGGGCGCCTATCCTCCGTGGAACGCCACCGACACCTCGGGGAAGCTGACCGGCTTCGAGGTCGATCTCGGCAACGACCTGTGCAAGCGCATGAAGGTCACCTGCGAGTTCGTCGCCCAGGATTGGGACGGCATCATCCCGGCCCTGCAGCAGGGCAAGTATGACGCCATCATGTCGGCGATGACCATCACCGACGAGCGCAAGAAGGTCATCGACTTCTCGGTTCCCTACGGCACCGAGCCGTCGGTGTTCGCCGTGATGGCCAACTCGCCGCTGGCCAAGTCGCTGGCGCTCGGCGCCGACCGCGTCGACCTGAACGACCAGGGCAAGGCCAAGCCGGTGCTGGAGAAGCTGGCCGATGCCCTGAAGGGCAAGTCCGTCGGCGTCCAGGTGTCGACCATCCAGGCCGACTTCATGGACAAGCATCTGCCGAAGGTGACCATGCGCACCTACGACAAGATCGACAATGCCGGCATCGATCTCAGCTCCGGCCGCGTCGACGCCATGCTGGGCGACCGTTCGGTGGTCGAGGCGGTGGTGAAGGCCACGCCGGACAAGATGATCATCGTCGGCCCGAACTTCATCGGCGGCGTGATCGGCGAGGGCATGGGCGTCGGCCTGCGCAAGGACACCGCCGACCTGAAGGCGATGTTCGACAAGGCGATCGCCGAAGCGCTGAAGGACGGCACCGTCAAGAAGCTGAGCACCCAGCATTTCGGCTACGACATCTCCCCCACCAAATAA